GCAGTGTAAATACTATGAGATTGATTATGAAGAAAATGAAAAGATTGAAATTATCATAAATAATTTTGATATTTTTAATGATACAAAGGTTAGTTTTGATATAAAAGAGAAGAAATTTAGCCTAAATATCACACTTGGGGATTCTTATACTTGCCAAAATTGCAAGTTCAAGCTTGATTGTAAAAGTGGAAATTGTATTTTTAGCGTGCTTTATAAGGGAAAATTTTATTCTCAGTTTAATGGTAATTCAAAATTAAAAAATATTATCATAAATGTAGGGGCAAATTTTTTAAAAAATCACGCAGGTCCAAAAATACTAAAAAAAATTCTAAATTCAAAAAACTCAAAGCTCATAAGCGAGGCAAAATGCCTGCCTGATACTATATTTTTAGCAAAAGAAATCTTTTTTAGCAAAGAGCCTAGCCCTTTGTTTTTAAAATCTAAAATTTTTGGAATTTTAGATAATGAGTTAAAAAACCTTGAAAATTCTAAGATAATAAATATTTCAAAAATAGAGAGAGAAATGCTTGAAAATGCCTATAAAATCATAGAAAAAAACTACGCAAATCCACTTAGTATAAAAGAGCTTTCTTATAAAGTTGGTTTAAACGAAAGCAAGCTAAAAACGCTATTTAAAGCCTTTTTTGGCTCTACTATACACGAAGCTAGCACGAAGCTTAGAATGCAAAAAGCAAAAGAGCTAATAAGCGATGGACAAAATCTAAAATCCGTAGCTTCTAAGCTGGGTTTTAGCGCACTTAGCAATTTTAGTTCTGCTTTTAAAAAGCATTTTGGCTTTACTCCGAGCAAAT
The window above is part of the Campylobacter magnus genome. Proteins encoded here:
- a CDS encoding helix-turn-helix domain-containing protein, whose translation is MSAKKECHNCEFFIDKKCAISQCKYYEIDYEENEKIEIIINNFDIFNDTKVSFDIKEKKFSLNITLGDSYTCQNCKFKLDCKSGNCIFSVLYKGKFYSQFNGNSKLKNIIINVGANFLKNHAGPKILKKILNSKNSKLISEAKCLPDTIFLAKEIFFSKEPSPLFLKSKIFGILDNELKNLENSKIINISKIEREMLENAYKIIEKNYANPLSIKELSYKVGLNESKLKTLFKAFFGSTIHEASTKLRMQKAKELISDGQNLKSVASKLGFSALSNFSSAFKKHFGFTPSKFKD